The genomic stretch TTATGTTCGACCAGTAAAATCGAAACTCCAGCCTTGTTGATCTCGGCCAGGATGTCCCGGACTTCCTGGACCATGATCGGGGCCAGCCCTTCGGTGGGTTCGTCAACCAATAACAGTTCCGGGTTGCCCATCAAGCCCTTCCTATGTCAGCATCTGCTTCACCTTTGGTTAATCCCCCGAAGGGCTCTTTCCTTTGCATCGGTCCAGCTTTTGATCCATTAAAGGCAAGGCCTTGGCCGCTGGAATCGTAAAGGTGGGGCCGCGTGTTCAAAACCAACCTTACTTCGATATTCATTATTCGATGTTCGACATTCGATATTCGATTTTTTTCATGTTTCGTGGTGCCCAAATAGGCCTGAGGGTTTAGTACAAAAAATATGAAAGCTCAAAGCGGCAACTCGTTTTCATCCCTTGTCCATGCCCATAGGGGCATGAAAGACTCAACCGATCCGCCCGCATTGACCGCCGTCTACGGGCAGAATGACTGAGGTAATGAACCGGGCTTCGTCGGAGGCCAGGAAAAGGGCGGCATAGGCCGTGTCCCAGGCTGTGCCCATTCCTCCTTTTAAGGGGACCCGGTTGTCCCGTTCCCGGATGAGGTCCTCTTTGCTGATCCCCCGGGCCTCGGAGAATCCTTCAACGGCCATGGGGGTATTCAAAAGACCGGGCATGATGGCATTGACCCTGATCCCTTTTTTGGCAACCCGCATGGCGATGGAATGGGTCAGGGCGTTGACCCCGGCCTTGGAGGTTTTATAAGCCAGGAGGGGAAAGGTGCAGACCGCCGCGGCCGAGGAGATATTGATAACGGAACCACTTTCCTGTTTTTCCATGTAAGGCAAAACGTGTTTGCAGGTTAAAAACATGCTCTTTAAATTGACATTAAGGATGTTATCCCAATCCTCTTCTTTCAGCTTCACCGCACCCTGGTCCCCCCGCCCGATGCCGACATTATTGACCAGAATGTCGATGCACCCGTAGGTCTCAATGCATAGCTCGGCCATCCGTTGACAGTCCCCGGTCAGGCAGACATTAGCGGCCACAGCCAGGGACTCGCCTCCCTCTTGCTCGATCAGGGATTGGGTTTCCCGGGCGGATTCGAGATGAAGGTCCACGGCCAGGACTCTAGCCCCGGCTCGGGCAAAAAGAAGGGAAATCGCCCGTCCGTTCCCGATGGTTTCTCCCGGAGTCTGACCGGCCCCGGTAACGATAGCCACTTTTCCTTCCAAGCGTTTGTCCAATTATCCTCCTTTAATTCGACAATGCGGTCTCAGGTTCAGGGTTCAAGGTCCGGAAAATACAGTTATAAAGTTTATGACCTAAATTTTATTAATGACCAATATATATTTTATGACCGTCGTTTACCATGTTGTAATCTTTTAGTCAAGAGAAAAATAATCGAGTCGTTGATTTCCTGATCCTCTCCGTTTCTCGGGGAATTTTTTATCCGTCCCCACCCACCTGAGATCAGGCTTATGAATCCTGGTTTCCCCCTTGTTATAGATCTTGGTTTTTGATATATTCTAAAGAATAGCGGCGGGAGGCAATGTCATGAAATTAGAAGAGAAAATTAAAGCGCCCCTTAGAGACTACCCCCATCAGGAAATAGGTACGGAAATCCGGAGTATTTCAGGGTCTCTGACGGTCCTTGAGGAAATTCGGCTGAACCATCGGGGACGAGCCCTGTTGGGTGTCGTCAGTGTCGGGGTGATCGACAATGCCTGCTGTGGTGCCGGCGGATGCTTATTTATAGAAATTCCCGGATATATTCTTTCCAGTGAAAAGAATGAGCAGGGCCAACAAATCAGCCGGGTTATCCCGGTTGAAGATCAGGAAGGAAAGACAGAAATCGCCGCCGCCTTGAATAAGCTCTATCCCTATGCCCAACTCTGCTTTGGGTAATCTTCCGATCTTACTCCTAAGAAAGCAAAAAAAACAGGAGATGGCCTTGCTGCTTTCGGGCCTGATTTGCAGGAAATTTTTTTCTCTTGACATAAATGACTACATTGACTACATTTAATAGTAACCACAAAATCAATTTAAAAGGAACGGGGCATGGTCTCAAAAAACCTGGGAATACGGGAAGTCAAAACAAATTTAAGCGGCCTGTTGAAGAAGGTTAAAGAAGGCCAGGAGGTCATTATTACCGATCGGGGGAAACCCATAGGAAAAATCGTCCCTTTCCCGGCTAAAGATCTTTCTCTTGAGAATCGTATACGGCGCCTCGAAGACCAGGGATGGTTGGAGCCCTTGCCTAAGAAAGCCGGGAGACGGCTCCCGCCGCCACTCCCCGCACCTGGAGGTCTGGCCCAAAAATATCTTCAGGAGGGAAGAAACAGATGACGGGAATGGAAAACCCGGTGGTCGTCTACTGGGATGCCTCGGCCATACTCTCCGCCCTCCTGAAAGACGAACACAGCCAGGACGCTCAGAAATGGGCCAACCGATCGGGGTATCATTTCCTTTCTCATTTATCTTATTCGGAGGTGATCGCTGTCTTATCCCGAATGCGGCGGGAAAGGGATATGGCTGAAATTCTGGTGAATGCTGCCAATGAAGTTTTGGAAAATGGTCCCTGGAGAAGGTTGGTTTTCGTTCCCCAATGGAACATGATCAAGAATCTTTCCGATAAATGGCCCCTCCGAGGGGCTGACCTCTGGCATTTATCCGCCGCCAAAGGCCTTCAGGAACAATTCCCGGAGCTGCGACTCTTGACCTATGATAGGCGGTTAAAAA from Deltaproteobacteria bacterium encodes the following:
- a CDS encoding SDR family oxidoreductase, which encodes MDKRLEGKVAIVTGAGQTPGETIGNGRAISLLFARAGARVLAVDLHLESARETQSLIEQEGGESLAVAANVCLTGDCQRMAELCIETYGCIDILVNNVGIGRGDQGAVKLKEEDWDNILNVNLKSMFLTCKHVLPYMEKQESGSVINISSAAAVCTFPLLAYKTSKAGVNALTHSIAMRVAKKGIRVNAIMPGLLNTPMAVEGFSEARGISKEDLIRERDNRVPLKGGMGTAWDTAYAALFLASDEARFITSVILPVDGGQCGRIG
- a CDS encoding type II toxin-antitoxin system prevent-host-death family antitoxin is translated as MVSKNLGIREVKTNLSGLLKKVKEGQEVIITDRGKPIGKIVPFPAKDLSLENRIRRLEDQGWLEPLPKKAGRRLPPPLPAPGGLAQKYLQEGRNR
- a CDS encoding type II toxin-antitoxin system VapC family toxin; this translates as MENPVVVYWDASAILSALLKDEHSQDAQKWANRSGYHFLSHLSYSEVIAVLSRMRRERDMAEILVNAANEVLENGPWRRLVFVPQWNMIKNLSDKWPLRGADLWHLSAAKGLQEQFPELRLLTYDRRLKIAAQGEEM